One genomic window of Desulfuromonas sp. AOP6 includes the following:
- a CDS encoding DUF3365 domain-containing protein: protein MRLRTRLTWAMLVIFAVSLLLVEVLRYHGVDWEVREVKLNEARALHSMVMATRQVYHHQFIDSGLPLTDETLGFLPAHALLRISKDFSTRNPSGISFNNVSENPRNADNLADDMERQAIAYFREKPAETERLHVYRAESDQTIYHYATPIRTETYCLTCHGQNATAPASIRARYDAGYDYGVGQLVGIFSIKMPGTSVKTMTNRLFWMNFVDHLIGYLILFLALITLLSVFILNRLRPLRQAALAVAAGDYRIAVPEGPEDEIGEVSTAFKAMATTIEEREKALRESEQQKRELSDQLKTLLDGIPDVLHLLDRNFKIVWANKSSAAYIDVSPEEMVGKICHYMTDNPCLNCPARITFATGEAAEEVISTPDGRIWGVKTFPLKDENGTVRQVIELASDITEKLKLREEANQSSRLAALGELTAGVAHEINNPNALILLNLPLLQDVFSESLPILDAHFRDAPDGEFAGFPYRRMREEIPLVLDEVQGGARRIKRIVEDLKEFVRREHSDRHENFFLHEAVQAALRLVANPIHKATDHFSTHYATDLPPLHGNMQRIEQVIINLVVNACQALPDRNRAISIRTSFDAAAAEVVFEVSDQGVGIAPENLPRLTESFFTTRREEGGTGLGLSVSSRIVREHGGTLSFESTPGVGTRAILRLPVAPEE, encoded by the coding sequence ATGCGACTGCGTACCCGTCTGACCTGGGCCATGCTTGTCATCTTCGCCGTTTCCCTGCTTCTGGTAGAAGTTCTGCGCTACCATGGGGTGGATTGGGAGGTGCGTGAAGTCAAATTGAATGAAGCCCGGGCCCTGCACAGCATGGTCATGGCCACCCGCCAGGTCTATCACCACCAGTTTATCGACAGCGGCCTCCCTCTTACCGACGAGACCCTTGGTTTTCTCCCGGCCCACGCCCTGCTGCGCATCTCCAAGGATTTCTCTACCCGCAATCCAAGCGGTATCAGCTTCAATAACGTCTCGGAAAATCCCCGCAATGCGGATAACCTGGCGGACGATATGGAGCGCCAGGCCATCGCCTATTTTCGCGAAAAGCCCGCCGAAACGGAGCGTCTGCACGTCTATCGGGCAGAATCAGACCAAACGATCTACCATTACGCCACCCCCATCCGGACAGAGACCTACTGCCTCACCTGCCACGGTCAGAATGCTACCGCTCCCGCCAGCATACGGGCCCGCTATGATGCGGGCTATGACTACGGGGTAGGGCAACTTGTCGGTATTTTCAGCATCAAAATGCCGGGAACTTCAGTTAAAACCATGACCAACCGTCTGTTCTGGATGAATTTTGTCGATCATCTGATCGGCTACCTGATTCTTTTCCTCGCTCTTATCACCCTGCTCAGTGTCTTCATTCTGAACCGTTTACGGCCGCTGCGCCAGGCTGCCCTGGCCGTGGCGGCTGGCGACTACCGGATTGCCGTGCCTGAAGGACCTGAGGATGAAATCGGCGAAGTTTCGACGGCATTCAAGGCCATGGCCACGACGATTGAAGAGCGCGAAAAGGCTTTGCGTGAAAGCGAACAGCAGAAACGCGAACTCTCTGACCAGTTGAAAACTCTGCTCGACGGCATTCCTGATGTTCTTCATTTGCTGGACCGTAATTTCAAGATTGTCTGGGCTAACAAGAGTTCGGCCGCTTATATAGATGTCTCCCCAGAGGAGATGGTCGGGAAGATCTGCCATTACATGACCGATAATCCTTGCCTTAACTGCCCGGCTCGAATTACCTTCGCCACGGGCGAAGCGGCGGAGGAGGTCATCTCCACTCCCGATGGCCGCATCTGGGGAGTTAAGACTTTTCCCCTGAAGGATGAGAATGGAACCGTGCGCCAGGTCATCGAGCTGGCCAGCGATATTACCGAAAAGCTCAAGCTGCGCGAAGAGGCCAACCAATCAAGCCGTCTGGCGGCCCTGGGGGAACTGACGGCAGGGGTGGCCCATGAGATCAATAACCCCAACGCTCTCATCCTGCTCAACCTTCCCCTGCTGCAGGACGTCTTCAGCGAATCCCTGCCCATTCTCGATGCTCATTTCCGCGACGCGCCGGATGGTGAGTTCGCCGGCTTTCCCTACAGACGCATGCGCGAGGAAATCCCTCTTGTGCTGGACGAGGTTCAGGGCGGCGCCCGCCGCATCAAGCGCATCGTCGAGGATCTGAAGGAGTTCGTGCGGCGTGAACACTCAGACCGCCACGAGAACTTTTTCCTCCATGAGGCGGTGCAGGCCGCTCTGCGCCTGGTCGCCAACCCCATCCATAAGGCCACCGACCATTTTTCCACGCACTATGCGACGGACCTGCCACCCCTGCATGGCAACATGCAGCGCATCGAGCAGGTCATCATCAACCTGGTGGTCAACGCCTGTCAGGCCCTGCCGGACCGCAACCGCGCCATCAGCATACGCACCTCCTTCGACGCCGCGGCGGCAGAAGTGGTTTTTGAAGTCAGTGATCAGGGGGTGGGCATCGCCCCCGAGAATCTGCCCCGCCTCACCGAATCGTTCTTTACCACGCGGCGCGAAGAGGGGGGCACGGGACTGGGCCTGTCCGTGTCGTCACGCATCGTGCGGGAACACGGCGGCACCCTGTCTTTCGAGTCGACACCGGGGGTGGGGACGCGGGCGATTCTGCGCCTGCCCGTCGCGCCAGAGGAGTAG
- a CDS encoding sigma-54 dependent transcriptional regulator, with amino-acid sequence MPICHNKSLLLVDDEPLWLRALSRTLQRSGGFTDIIECQDSRRVLGILAERPVSLILLDLTMPHLPGDELLPLLVEQYPEIPVIVNTALNQVETAVQCMQLGAFDFLVKTSEEGPLLAGIHRALRFLELQGENRALQQQVLNEELRTPEAFSRIHTQNPRMLALFRYLEAVAPSGQPVLITGESGVGKELLAKAVHLLSRKEEPWVAVNVAGLDDNVFSDTLFGHVRGAFTGADQQRPGMIEQAAAGTLFLDEIGDLSPLSQVKLLRLLQEGEYLPLGSDKLKRCRARIVVATNQDLELLQQQGRFRKDLYYRLRGHHAQVPPLRQRRDDLVLLLECFLTEAAEELGKKRPTPPPELLALLGSYHFPGNVRELRAMVYDAVSLHESGKLSMAAFKKAMGESYGRAEISGSGETTAAAATCSFPVRLPTIEEAASQLVVEAMRRANGNQGIAAGMLGISRQALSKRLKKNPTAS; translated from the coding sequence ATGCCCATATGCCACAACAAGTCCCTGCTGCTGGTCGATGATGAACCCCTATGGCTGCGGGCACTGAGCCGCACCCTGCAGCGCAGCGGGGGGTTCACCGACATCATCGAATGTCAGGACAGCCGCCGGGTGCTGGGGATTCTGGCCGAGCGTCCGGTGAGTCTGATCCTGCTCGATCTGACCATGCCCCATCTGCCGGGCGATGAACTGCTGCCCCTGCTTGTCGAGCAGTATCCCGAGATCCCCGTTATCGTCAATACGGCCCTCAATCAGGTCGAAACGGCGGTGCAATGCATGCAGCTCGGCGCCTTCGATTTTCTGGTGAAAACATCGGAAGAAGGTCCGCTCCTGGCCGGAATCCATCGCGCCCTGCGCTTTCTCGAACTGCAGGGCGAAAATCGCGCCCTTCAGCAGCAGGTTCTCAACGAAGAGCTGCGCACCCCTGAAGCGTTCAGTCGCATACATACCCAAAACCCACGCATGCTGGCCCTGTTCCGCTACCTTGAAGCGGTGGCGCCGAGCGGGCAGCCGGTTCTCATTACGGGCGAGAGCGGCGTCGGCAAGGAACTGCTGGCCAAAGCCGTTCATCTGCTCAGCCGCAAAGAGGAACCCTGGGTCGCCGTCAATGTAGCAGGGCTCGATGACAATGTTTTCTCCGATACCCTTTTCGGTCATGTGCGCGGCGCCTTCACCGGCGCCGATCAGCAGCGCCCTGGCATGATTGAGCAGGCCGCAGCCGGCACACTCTTCCTCGACGAGATCGGGGATCTCAGCCCCCTGTCGCAAGTCAAGCTCCTGCGTCTGCTGCAGGAGGGTGAGTACCTCCCCCTGGGCAGCGACAAGCTCAAGCGCTGCCGGGCCCGTATCGTGGTGGCCACCAATCAGGACCTGGAGCTGCTGCAGCAGCAGGGGCGTTTTCGCAAGGACCTGTACTACCGGCTGCGCGGGCACCACGCCCAGGTGCCGCCGCTGCGCCAGCGCCGTGACGACCTGGTCCTACTGCTCGAATGCTTTCTGACGGAGGCCGCCGAAGAGTTGGGCAAAAAACGCCCTACGCCACCCCCTGAACTCCTGGCGCTGCTCGGCAGCTATCATTTTCCCGGCAATGTCCGTGAGCTCCGCGCCATGGTCTACGACGCTGTGAGTCTGCACGAATCGGGTAAACTTTCCATGGCGGCCTTCAAAAAGGCCATGGGGGAATCTTACGGCAGGGCGGAGATATCCGGCTCGGGCGAGACGACGGCGGCCGCTGCCACCTGCTCATTTCCCGTAAGGTTGCCCACCATCGAAGAAGCCGCGTCCCAACTGGTGGTCGAAGCCATGCGCCGGGCCAACGGGAATCAGGGCATCGCCGCGGGCATGCTGGGTATATCCCGGCAGGCTTTGAGTAAAAGGCTGAAGAAAAACCCCACCGCTTCCTGA
- a CDS encoding methyl-accepting chemotaxis protein yields MLSQMSRFSQKVFSRVMPPLQSGTQKAAEAIACRLRSRKQDQGGEDPAGNLAVTEGVIELEQVTQTLMADLQEKFNGQFASMRSENTQVQGILDDAINRLVQGFTGLEQQTRQQQNLSLQLTGKAENNGDSQGGKQTLASFLSEIETVLLGFVEAAEKNGQVAERLIREMQQTNTRFSSVLSQLGEIRTIARQTNMLALNAAIEAARAGEAGKGFAVVAEEVRNLSARSNRFSDQIGDAVSGISDGLGAVGAAMEQMAAQDAHMVADARGRVSGLLQKSREFDSQVEQSAAQISAIAESVGLEVRSLVTSLQFQDMAHQVLGHVNGRMGVLEAVLNDLASLPLGKVSEDGEEEGAADGCARLRALRDVLGQAAILVEQAQHNPVSQKTLDEGSIELF; encoded by the coding sequence ATGCTGTCACAGATGTCCCGATTCAGTCAGAAGGTTTTCAGCCGGGTCATGCCGCCGCTGCAGAGCGGAACCCAAAAAGCGGCCGAGGCGATTGCCTGTCGGCTGCGTTCCAGGAAGCAGGATCAGGGCGGGGAAGATCCGGCCGGTAACCTGGCCGTCACCGAAGGCGTGATTGAGCTGGAGCAGGTGACCCAGACTCTTATGGCCGACCTGCAGGAAAAGTTCAACGGCCAGTTCGCCAGCATGCGTTCGGAAAATACGCAGGTGCAGGGCATTCTCGACGACGCCATCAACCGACTGGTGCAGGGATTTACCGGTCTTGAACAGCAGACCCGCCAGCAGCAGAACCTGTCGCTGCAGCTGACCGGCAAGGCGGAGAACAACGGTGATTCCCAGGGGGGGAAGCAGACCTTGGCCTCCTTTCTTTCCGAGATCGAGACGGTGCTCCTCGGTTTCGTCGAGGCGGCCGAAAAAAACGGGCAGGTGGCCGAGCGGCTCATCCGCGAGATGCAGCAGACCAATACCCGCTTTTCCTCGGTTCTCAGCCAGTTGGGGGAAATCCGCACCATCGCCCGGCAGACCAACATGCTGGCGCTGAACGCTGCTATTGAGGCGGCGCGAGCCGGCGAGGCGGGGAAGGGTTTTGCCGTCGTCGCCGAAGAGGTGCGCAATCTGTCGGCTCGCTCCAACCGCTTCAGCGACCAGATTGGCGACGCGGTCAGCGGTATTTCCGACGGGCTGGGCGCTGTCGGCGCCGCCATGGAGCAGATGGCCGCCCAGGATGCCCATATGGTGGCTGATGCCCGCGGCCGCGTCTCCGGTCTTTTGCAGAAGAGTCGCGAATTCGACAGCCAGGTGGAACAGTCCGCCGCCCAGATTTCCGCCATCGCCGAGAGCGTCGGCCTGGAGGTGCGCTCCCTGGTGACCTCCCTGCAGTTTCAGGACATGGCCCATCAGGTGCTCGGCCATGTCAACGGTCGCATGGGGGTGCTGGAAGCTGTTCTGAACGACCTCGCCTCCCTGCCTTTGGGGAAAGTTTCGGAGGATGGGGAAGAGGAGGGCGCGGCCGACGGCTGTGCCCGTCTGCGAGCCCTCAGAGATGTGCTCGGACAGGCCGCCATCCTGGTGGAGCAAGCCCAGCACAACCCCGTGTCGCAGAAGACCCTGGATGAAGGCTCCATCGAACTCTTTTAA